The Diorhabda carinulata isolate Delta chromosome 4, icDioCari1.1, whole genome shotgun sequence genomic interval TTggtatagatattttttaaggaGCTCAAGGCATTTAAGGAGTCTGttataatttgagttttttcttcaagtaaaaaaaatactagaatAAACTTACCCTAAGACTGTTGGTTAATCCTTGTTGCTTAGAAATAGCCACACTGATCTGTTGagtaatcaaataattatatgacacacttttcacaaaaaaatttcttgcaTCAAACATGTAATCATCGTGAGTTGTCATTTGATTTTCTGATAGTAATGGCGGTACATTATTTCTATGCTTCAAAAATTCTCCTATTGTTAACCAAAGTCTTTTCTGCCAGTTTAATATTCCAGGAAAAGctataaatcataaaattattgtcaatacctaaactataataattctaTAAGCTAGTTTGTTGATTTGGAAGATGTTTCGGATCCTCGTTAACATCCAGATACAATTTGAAACCATGAGAACAGCATATAGGCTGAATATCCTCATCGAAATTATCAGTTGGAGCAGCGGGTCATGCAAAAATCTTCACGCGAATGTCTAATCATTTTGATGAGCAGTAACCAAATGGCTCCTGCAACTGCTAATAATAAGTCTTGGAGTCATATAATACTGACAGAAAACAAACCACGAGACTATAAGCCCGAATTACTCAATAATTGAGCTACCTGGTAAATGGGTGGCTTCAAAATGAATTGCTTGGTCGGAGTGGTTTCTGCTGAGGGCATCCCAATATAAGtgtgaatttttttcacttgaGGAATGTGCTACCGTCTTTGGAGCCGAAGTATTTGCTATTATGGGAAGTGGACGTGCGAATTAATCAACGCCATAAAAACACAGTAATATCAATTTGCTCAGACAGCAGAACTGTCATAAAAGCCATAACACCTAAAACAGTGTGCTGCTCTATATTTTCTGTGGTGTGCAAAAAAGTCCTACATGAACTGCTAAGTGATAGCTGCAAGGTTCAGCTCGGTAAAGTACCTGGTTACGTGGGCAAATATGGGTCTGATTTTCTCATTGGATCAGCATAACCAGAAATGGATTTAGAGCATCTCTTAAGACAAAGTCTGCAGAGGTGGATGGAAACACCTGGCATGAGACAAGCTAAGACACACATAGATAGGCCTTTTGCCTTGCCAATCAACTGCTCCACTTAAACAGGCGCGAAATTTAATTGTCATTACAAGTGATCCGGAACGCTGCTGATGCATAGAGGAGGAAGAAAATGCAGACTACATCAACTATGAGTGTCCAGTACTAACAAGTACGAAGTTCAAACACTTGAGCAAACCTAACAGTTTGCCTAGTGATGATAAAAAGTAAAGCAAGGGTAAAGTAAGGTGCCTGATAAGCTTTTCAAAGGTAATTTCAAGGGCTTATTAGAAGAATTCCTGACTATCCACTAATCCAACTATGAGACTTTTCAAAAGAGTGGGGGCTCCTcatcatttttcaacaaataaaacagTATCAATCACTAAATGCATAACTAATATGATAATTACATAATAATAGTAACTGagaataattagtatataaataaaacaaatgttcTTACTTACTATTATGGTTCCAGTTTCGATGACTTGTAGGTGCTACATTAGCTAAAATAAGTAATCTTGTGGTATCAGTACCGTATTCTGTAAACATATCTTCAGGATCAACGCCATTATATTTCGATTTGCTCATTTTTTCCCAGCTAATCACAACGGGCTCATTCGTATTTTTAGTAACAgctttgtttttcttttcatcttgaaaaaaaaaatgtctagaatTACTTCCTAATAAAATAGACAAAGAGTAATATATTACTActaaaatgaataaaagttGAAAGCAATTAAATTGGtacaatttctttatttttcaaataaaaaaattggctCCTACAGTATTGGAGACATCTTTACAGAACATAGGAATATCAATGTAAAATCTTTAACTGACTACCAGTGTTTTAAATTGATtcgttttgtaatttttatatcttctaATCAATTACtgattaatttaacaaaaataaaacagcttaaatttagaaaatcatatttttatcaggtttaaaagaaaaatgaaaataatgtaactaaaatcaatatttagttAAGCCACCTTCAGTCACTATTGAAGCTTTCATTCGGCGCGGCATGCGCAGATTATACTGTCTCCTGCATTTGAAGATGGTGATTCCACACATGGAGATTGGTGATCACCTCTTCAGCCACTTTCCTTTGCATTAGCTCCCACACATTTTTAATTGGGTTCATATCAGGATTATTACATGGCCAATTCAACATagagatattttcttttaccAAAAAAGCTTTAACCGAGCAGTGTGATAGGGAGCTCCATCTTGCATAAAAGTGAATATTTCCCCATTGGGAAACCATTCTCTGAGCCGTGAAATCAACCAATTTTGTAACACTTCTTTGTACTGATCTTGCCTCATTATTTCTCTTATGATGTGAAGACGTCCAGTGCTTTTGCCGCTGATGACTGACCAAATCATCACTTTGTTGCGATGTTAACCATTGGGACAGCACAGTCAGGATGATACTTTTCTCCATGATGACGCACATACAGAGCTAAATGTCACTGAAGCAGACCTGtcacaaatagaaaaataaataaatgtccaTCTTTCTTTgctttatttaattgaaaatgataatgatgtatcaattttttaataaattacaatatctTACCGATATTTAGTTCAAATCTTTGTCAATGCCATTGTATGGTCCACTTTAGGCGCTTTGTTTTCATTGCATCTGTAACCTTGGACATCCTATATTCGAACAGTGTGCTCAAAAGAATTTATACTAGCTTCCCGAGAGACACGATAGATAGAACATTAGAGGGAGAGCACGGAATAAGGTGGAGTGATAGAGATGACTGGGTCATCTCACGTTACAGAAGACAACAGAACTGTTAGGCTATGGGAAAGCCTCGATCCGAAGGGTCGTAGCTGTGATTACCGGTCACTGCACAGTAGGCTCTAGACTCAGGAAAATGGGTATCAGAACCGACACCTAATGTGTCACTGCACAGTATTGGCGTCGAAACGACTGCAATGCATGGGGAGTGAAACATTGGAATGTCTGGAAGAAGCAGCAGAGCATTGTAAACTAGAAAAGCTTGGGAAGGGGACAAGGACCCGGCAATGGAAGAGATAGGGAAGTGGAATGAAATGGTGCTGACTGAAAAGTCAGCAAGGGCATCACAATGGGCCTAGTGCATCCGAGTGGATCTCGGCTGAAGAGTGGAGATCACcctgttaacctaacctaaccttcctAGAGTTGTGATTTTATCACCTTTGTGGTAGCGAATCTATTTTCTAGACAAATTGGagtgaaaattgattttctaccgcatcttttatttattttcgggCTTATTTCTTCCTCAGACTCAATTTTCTTGTTATGCGTCGTACACTAGTTTCATAAGCTTTTAATCTTAGTTTGTAAATGTTTTCGCAATGACAAACGCCTTCACAGCTTTTTTACTGGGCGATAGATCGCGTATTCTACCCATAATGAAAATAGTCCAATTATTGTTTAGAAAACACtgcattcaaaataaattaataactgGGTAGTATAGCACTTCCAAACAAACAATCACAGTCCATAAAGCCACAGAAACACTTCCGTACGATTCCGATACAGGTTTGTACTTGTTTACGTTCATGTATCACTTCATTAACACAGTATTGCCATATTTTAATATAGGTGGAACACAAAACCCCCCAAAAATATCTTCCAGGTATAGGCTCTGTAAAGCCAAAATGACTCCCCAAACAATCTACAATtaattcatcataatttatgatatatatgtattcatttattagttacttttatttgatttctaaATCTCCGATTACTGAGTATTTGGTACATATGCTTTAGGTTTCTATAATAGTCATATTCCATCTTGTTATGAAGGATTTTTGTTCTGCTCAACTCttgttatgttttatattttcaaatttggacACTGACATATATGCTTAGAGCAGtgaaaaatcacaaaacaatGTAGGAATATACAAATTGTATTTACCTATAATTTTAACTTCTGATTCTGGAACATACTTCCCGCTTCCTTTGACTCTGTAACTTTTTCCCATTACCATACCTTGTACTAGTAATCTTTTAAATGGTTCCCGTTCTGGTACTAAATTTAAACTGTGTAAAAAATGCATAATAAATCTTGCATAATACATATGTAACACAGCATGTTCCTTTCCACCAATATATAGATCAACTGGGCTTATTTTGTTAACTTTTTCtttagaaaacatttctttttcatttttaggaTCAGCAAATCTTAAAAAATACCAAGCACTATCTACAAATGTGTCCATAGTGTCTGTCTCACGTTGAGCTACCCCTCCACATTTAGGACAAGTAGTATTGAGCCAATGGGATAACTCTGCTAGATGGGAGCCTAACTTTTGGGAATCTTTGGTTACACTTGGTAGTATTACCGGTAGCTGTCTTCTGGGTACTGATTGTGTGCCACATTTTTTGCAGTGGATCATAGGTATTGGTGTACCCCAGtatctgaaattttttaaaattgatgataaaaataaacatactcaatataaaatgatttcaaattttttagaaatttttagttTAGGATTTAggatttatttgttatattgtaTGTTTTACCTTTGTCTAGAGATTAACCAATCTCTTAATTTTGCACTTGTCCAATATCCACCAGCTTTCAACTTTTTAGCTTGTTCAATGATTTTTCCTCTTTCTTGAATAGCTTCTGtatcttttaatatttctatattattatatGACAGAttgtgttttttggaaaaatccgTTGACTCTTTGCAGACGCCTGGGATTCCTAAAAATTATATCTCAAATTAGCTGGACAGCAATAACTATGAGATtaagttgatttttattaagCAGAAGAAAAATACAGTAATTTATTCTTTATCGAAGAAAAAGCTCAATATTATGGTAGTAAATAAAGTCACAAAATTCTTTGGTCTAGTAGTtccaaaaattggttttcaaaaaCGTAGCTTAGAAGGAATAATAacgcaaaaaaataaaagggaaTCATAAACAATTATGAAGGATTTAAACTGGTATATCTGTCATTGTCTAGATTTAATTCATCATATATCTTCATAATTCATAGTAGATACTGAGAAAAATAGCAGGGGTGAAGAGattcaataaaataacaatttagatGATTTGGAGACATAGTGAGAATTAATGAGGGCAAAACCATTAAGGTGATACAAGaactgaaacaaacaaaaagaagagaAGAGGCAGACCCAGAAGGAAATGGAATGGAGGAATAGcaaaaaaacctgaaaaaagAGGACTGAACTAGAAACGGGCAAAGAGGGAAGCAACAGATATAATTAAATGGAGAAGAAATATCACTTCTACACCTATGGTAGAAGAGGTTGCTGATAAGAAAGTAATAAAGTTCATAGTAGAATAATGGGCGGCCAAGGAGCATTGAGCTCAGTAGCCTTCTGATAGGTCCATTGTGCCCCACTTGACATTATTTGAGAATTTGATCAGGCTTGAGccttttgatgtcattaggcaagGTGTCAGGCTGGCCCAAGTGTTTGAACTGTCCTAGTGTTAATGCTGGGCACAGATGATATGGTTTGCAGTTTAAttctcctccatgcaccagcaGCACTCTGGGGTCAAAGGTGATGCCCATAGTGTGGAGATGGCATATTAAATGACCATATCCATGTAAAAGTCCAGTCATTAGTCAAATTTCACGTCAATTTAATTGAAGCAGTTGTTTGGTAAGAAATGCAGAAAACCCATCTATATGTGTGTTAACTTGTCTTATGCCAGGTGTCATACCATTCCTGCCCAGGCTGCATGGATGTAAGCCATCGAAAGATGTGAAAGCAATGCCAAGAATGAGTTATGGGCTTATTCTGTCTGGTGAGTGAGTCTTCTTTGTAGTTGCCCGAATGACTGTGTACCCAAACGAGCTGGATATTGTAGCTATTGCTCACAACATCTTGTAGGACTCTCTTACACTTCAGTACTAGCCTGGAGCACACCATTTCAGTCCTTATGGCTTTTATAACAGCTCTGCTGCCTGAGCAGATTGAGATTACTGTCATATTGAACACACAATTTGCATTAGCACTACACAAACACTCTGAAGAggataactttgttatcaaaacatgagtcagacagtgtaattttgagtgttggtgtagtggtacacagtgtgttcagtatgaatatcacctatgattccagaaattccaacttagttgaGATTAGTACACATTTCTAAGAAAAACCTTTTTATATTTGGTTACAAGAAATCTTActacaaaaataattcttttgaaatGTGGTTGGTTCatgtttcatattatttgattattatttatactcACCTAAATATGAATCTGTAAAAGGCAGGAACTCAATTTCATTGGTAACAAACACGGGAATTCTTTCCAAAGTAAACGGATTTATTAAACGAGTCTTTAACTCCACACTCATCTGTTCACtatttaatgtaatattttctttCCTAGCTAAGATATTGTCACTGGTCACAGCCACAAACTtaacattttttacatattcaGGTAAAGATGTCCAAAATGTTAAGACATCCTTGTCATTTCcttctattttaaaatcaaaattaataccaTTACATTCACCTATCcaatgtttttgtaattttattatgtcCCTCCAGTCTTGTAAAATAGGATCACTTAAACCTTCTAAAAGGCTCTTGGCAAAAACAGTTGTTCTTATATAccattgtttcaaaattttcttttctacttTGGCACCAGAACGCCAAGAATTGCCATTTTCATCTACCTGTTCATCAGCTAACACAGTTTGATCAATTGGATCCCAGTTAACTAATGCTTCTTTTTGATACACCAAgctacaataatttaataatacaaagaaatgaaaacaaaaaaattaatctggTTAACTGTTTAAATAATACTCACccttcatcaaataattttaaaaataattcctgGGTCCATTTATAATATTGAGGATCGCAAGTCTTGAATTCTCTATCCCAATCAAAACTACAATTTAACTTTTCAAGTTGCTTCTGcatgtattcaatattttgtcgTGTCCAAGCATCTGGAGCTATATTACGGTCTATAGCTGCATTCTCTGCTGGTAAACCAAATGCATCCCAACCAATAGGATGAAGTACCTAAATAATGTATATGTAATGACCTAAAGCTTTTTGATAATGTAAATGACTTACATTTTTACCATTCATTCTTTGGTACCTTGCTATAGTATCACTAATTGTATAAACTCGTACATGTCCCATATGCAACGCACCTGAGGGATATGGAAACATTGGcaatacataatatttttctttatttatactattttcatcaaataagtttgattttaatttttccttCCAGTGTTGctctattttatgttttatctCGGGAGAAATTTCTTCTTcctaaaaataaactatataaaaattgaagataccAAGTTTCAGTAGTATTTAATAAATGTACCCATAAATTGAGTCCTGAAAAATGACGAAAGGACCCTAcaaacattgtttttatttttagatgaaaataatacttgtttaaaacaatcatttcaattaattttttcagcaaTTAGTTTTATTTACACTCTTCGGTAAAAATTTAACCTCAAATTAGTTCAACCTGAAGTCGGTAATTATGTTTTGACGGCTTTTACGATGTggggtgcattccactaaaCGTTCACACGAGAATGTCACTCATGACGTCATGACTAACATTCACGACGACTCTTGTCAAGAGGTGGGTCGAAGTGAGCGTTGAAAGAATTagcggaattttcaaaatttaaggaACACAGATTGCAACCATGAGAATCTAATTAATCATTTGATGCAGTATGGGATATTATAAGtaagtttgaaatattcttATGATGCACccccaaatattttattatcgcCGCAGAAGAAAtcttgattttactttaatgtaaaACAGTTGAGCGCcccactaaaaaattcaataacttacaaattaCAACATAAGCTATTAAGgctttctctttattttttctattttgtcattcgttaatatttatctcaaatCTCAAAACGACTAATAAGCCATTCCACTTGAGATTAGCTATAACGTACTGGACTACGCGGAACGGTAAAGCTTGAGGTCGTGAATGTGATTGTCGAGAGTGCTTAGTGGAATGTTTGGGTTTTGAAGCTCAATCAAACATTTACTATAaccttcaaatatttataagtatatattattttcgttCAATTTAcgtttaataaaatgaaatccgATAATGATGATTACCAAACGCCGagtaaaatacgaaaaatagaGGGTACGATTTTTtaataagtatattttaatgATCAACTAATATTGGATTTTTCAGATTCCAACTCTATTATTAAACAAGAAACTATTAACAAATCTGGGAATACTGGTGAATATTTAGTATAACAAAGTGATATTgtgtaattaaatttataattttaggcTCTACTACAAGACTATGTCCTTATCTTGATACAATTAATAGACAGTATTTAGATTTcgactttgaaaaattgtgttcagtaTCTCTGACGAGAATAAATGTCTATGCATGCTTGGTgtgtggaaaatattttcaaggaaGGGGTACTAATACTCACGCATACACTCATTCAGTAGCAGAAGGACATcatgtttttttgaatttacagactctgaaattttattgtttaccTGATAACTATGAAATTATAggtgattatttttttctataaaatttaaatgtacATATACTATTCACTAGTTATGTTAATTTTGTTCACAGATTCCTCTTTGgatgatataaaatatgttcTAAATCCAACATTCACAGAAAATCACATAAGCAATTTAGAAAATACTACTAAATTATCAAGGGCTATAGATGGTTCACTTTATGTTCCAGGGATAGTTGGTTTGAACAATATCAAAGCTAATGACTATTGTAATGTTGTTCTACAGGTAAGTTCTCCATTCACACTCTTATGtttgattttgaaagtttttacaATGTTATATGGTTTAGGTATAAGATAATTATCTAAAATGTCTCAATTGAATCATCAAATAGATTTAGTTTGAATCCAAATATACTTCACtgcaaaattaattgatattatttaacATTGATAAATTAGcgactataaataaaaaatatttcttaagtttttttcacatagaacataataacgctaaaattgaattaattccaTACATATCTCGTCATTCCTGTTTCTTGACGTGTGTGTACATTGTATACtttgtaatttgtatttagtACAATATTAGACTAGTAAGGAcgatttattattgttattattattattaatttctggAATTTTTCTACACAGTCTATATTATGCTTTAACTTGAATATATTTAGAGCtcgataaatttatattattatgagaattttatttctaatattcttTAGGCTCTATCTCATGTAACACCTttaagaaactattttttaagaGAAGAAAATTATAGTAAAGTGAAAAGACCTCCAGGTGATTCAGCATATCTATTAGTTACTAGGTTTGGAGAACTCATGAGAAAATTATGGAATCCTAGAAACTTTAAGGCGCATGTATCACCACATGAAATGTTACAGGCAGTTGTTCTGTGGAGTAAAAAGCAATTTCAATTCACCCAGCAAGGTATGCAGGATTAGTTGTACTATAATTATCAACCATTTTAATCTTTCGAGTAAGGTTATGTGATACTTACAAAGTATCAATActttaatatcgaaataaaccattataaaatattatatttacaaaagtaATTTGTTATTaccaaatacaataaaaacatcgTTTTCGGATTATCAAAAAAGGTGTGTATATGCATGCACAGACTCAAGAAAAATCTACTATCTTTCATTATCAACACCTAGGctatgaaaaataaacacaCATAAGGCATtaattttaacacaaaaaatcttttattttaagcattgaatttttttttctgtttttggcTTCTTCTTGAAGGGATTTAAGACCCAAAATGTTGTTGAAATCAAGTTCTCCCTCTTCGTACCAGCGTATTACTACATTTGTAGCCGATATAGTTTCGGTATTACTAACAAAATGTTTAGCGTTCTGAAGCTCCTctaatgttaaaatattaaaaaaagccAATGAGCTGAAAcacttttcaaaacaaaataaacgcAAATGTTTGATATTGGAAATACATAACAGAAATTAACGGTATAACAAACTAACAGCCGTCGATATGTCGCCTATTTTCGTTCCATTCCTTTAAATAAGTTAAAGTATCATTTGTTATATCTACAACTAGAATAAAGAAACATacataaaaaccaaaaaaaatattgttttatacaCAAAAGGCTGAAATGTTTtggatatattttaaaatttcttgttgTGTTGCCAATAAAACCTATCCGGCTAAACAGTCCTTAACTGGGCATCAATAGGAAAAGCAAACCTAAAATAAGTAAATCTGTAACATAATTAActaacaattttcttttatatatataataaagaaatataggtCAGTAAATATTTACATCCTTACAGTTTGGTTGCCTGACTAAAATTTGACACTAAACACTTTTACACGCCCATTTCAGGTATCAAAATAACTCTTTGTACATGAATAGAACGAAAATGCATCTGCATAACATGTGCAACAATgatattaacatatttatatttttcctttacTTCTCCCTTCATTTAGTTACTGCTCTTTCACATCCAGTGTACTGAATCTCAGTGGTTCATTCTGGAAATGTTCATAAGCATTCGAATTTCTAGTtaagtaagaaaataaaaattgggaCACACGACAGAcctaaaatgtaatttttatataaaatttattatgactgtattaaattagtattattttcattatgttTAATTATTAGGTGATCCGATAGACTTCCTATCCTGGTTTCTCAATGCCTTACATAAAGCTCTTAATGGCACAAAGAAGAAAGACAGCTCGATAATATATAAATCTTTTTTGggtaatatgaaaatatacacCAGAAAAATACCTTCATTAGATTTgaatgaaaaggaaaagaaaagtCTCTTAGCCACTCCAGATTATCAAGAAGTTGAAACAGAATCACCATTCTTATATTTAACTTGCGATTTACCTCCACCACCATTATTTATAGAtgaatttagagaaaatataatCCCACAGGTAacagaaacataaatattaaatagagAAATCATTCAGTCATATTGGACCAGATTGATTCAACAAAATGAGAGAATTGTTTATGAATGAGTGAAAACAGACCTATTCTTTATTTAAGAAGCTGGTTgtttatatacaattattttcagGTTAATTTATATCAactattaacaaaattcaatgGACAAACAGAAAAAGAGTATAAAACgtataaagaaaatttcatgaaacGCTTTGAAATTACCAGATTACCACCTTATCTTATATTGTATATTAAGAGATTTAccaaaaacactttttatgtAGAGAAAAATCCAACAATTGTGAATTTTCCAGTGAGGTGagtaatattgtttattattataacttatCTCTACTTAATACTATTTATATTAGgttggcaactaagtactttcgctttttactgcTAGAAAGCTTCgatcattttttgaataactttgcGTTTgcatgatttttattaaagcttgatatttgggttCCTTACGAATTGAACacaaagaatcaatatttacgatatttaaaaagaatcatcattggtgatgaaaaatgggtccttTACAGTAACATGGTTTGAAAAAGATCATGGAGCAAACttgatgaaccagcacaaaccacatcgaaagctgaaaaaaaaGGTGTTAGGTTTTTTGAGCtacttccaaggaaccaaattatcaattttagtgTTTACTGTctacaattaatgaaactgtaTTAAGCAATCAAAGAGAAACGACCAGAATTGTCAAAttggaaaggtttagtgttccaccatgataatgcaaggtcTCACACATCTTTGACAACTCCTGGGAAACTAATGGAGCTTGgttgggaagtgatgccacatccccaATGTcgccctgatctggcaccatccgattactatttatttcgaagtttgtagtattctttgaatggtcaaactttcacaaatgatgataaccttcaATCACATctggttcagtttttttctGATAAGAACTAGACATTTTATGAGCCCAGAATCTTGAAGTTGAAAGAAATATGGCAAAAGGCCAttgatcaattgaaaaataaaataaaaacttttttttcatttgtttatgaCTGCCAGATGAATTTAAACATAAGTTGTATGATtggaattgaaaattatcacatTTAACTATTTTTCTTCTGAAAAAACTCTCAGTGGTTACAACCGTCAATTACTCATCGTGTCATTACATATATATGCCTTAATAAACTTCTTACTAATACTTCTCGACCTCAATTCCCAAAAAAATGTATGGATATCCTTAATAGGGGCTTTATATACCAATCTTAGACAGTttgaatttgaagcaaaaataTAGTACACTGTCATTGAAACCTCGGACTTGCTACTGCCCTCCAGTAATTGGTAAATGATATTCCAAATTATATACAAACTTGATGAATATATTGACTATTAACAGTAATGACTTTATTCTGATGGGACATTTTcctcttatttttttatccattcattttttttttcacataacagAGAGTGATTTATTCCTTTTACATAAGTATTTTTGTACAGACTTTCTTAATAGGTTTGTATCCTTCTTCTCATTTCCAGTTATGACACACAATCACGGTGGCTTTATTTCGATGGGACATATTGTTTATTCAcacattttcaagaaaaatcttatttaatgaaaaactgacaaaatatttttgtgttcgaataacataatttgaaatatttatcttatttattcaaaattgttctGTTGAATGAATCAATGTATGCAAATctgaattatataatatactttagattttagGATCGAAGGATCTAGTCGGCCATTCGAGCGtcccacgtcttccaatccacctattgggaaaaacctcgtttaaataatttctaactgtacgtgcaaaatgcggtggagctccgtcttgttggtagtaaacctcaccattaactgtgCCCTCAAAGAAATaagggccaataattttattgttattaccAGCCCAAAAgttcacttttttaggatattgtGTGTGACCCTCACACATCtagtgaggattttctctgttccaatatctacagttctgtttgttaaccgttcTGTTTAAATGAAACTTCGCTTTTCCTCAATCTATAGAAGTACATCTAACtctttttcatcagtaaattgaacatttctacctgttttttcaatattattgtcgGTTATTGTCATGAAGTAGATgatggtcattttgaacatttaattaactataaagtacattgaaaaatacattataaatattatgcgacattattatcttcattctctgtcaagttttgtgatagacattattaaaattaattttctcagttatgattgcaccaaatttaagCAAAgtttatattgctgaacagaggactaaaatcagTGTCCAACAAGGTGCTACATGACGGGGGGGTGTGCTTCTAATTCAAAGG includes:
- the LOC130893395 gene encoding probable leucine--tRNA ligase, mitochondrial; this translates as MIVLNKYYFHLKIKTMFVGSFRHFSGLNLWEEEISPEIKHKIEQHWKEKLKSNLFDENSINKEKYYVLPMFPYPSGALHMGHVRVYTISDTIARYQRMNGKNVLHPIGWDAFGLPAENAAIDRNIAPDAWTRQNIEYMQKQLEKLNCSFDWDREFKTCDPQYYKWTQELFLKLFDEGLVYQKEALVNWDPIDQTVLADEQVDENGNSWRSGAKVEKKILKQWYIRTTVFAKSLLEGLSDPILQDWRDIIKLQKHWIGECNGINFDFKIEGNDKDVLTFWTSLPEYVKNVKFVAVTSDNILARKENITLNSEQMSVELKTRLINPFTLERIPVFVTNEIEFLPFTDSYLGIPGVCKESTDFSKKHNLSYNNIEILKDTEAIQERGKIIEQAKKLKAGGYWTSAKLRDWLISRQRYWGTPIPMIHCKKCGTQSVPRRQLPVILPSVTKDSQKLGSHLAELSHWLNTTCPKCGGVAQRETDTMDTFVDSAWYFLRFADPKNEKEMFSKEKVNKISPVDLYIGGKEHAVLHMYYARFIMHFLHSLNLVPEREPFKRLLVQGMVMGKSYRVKGSGKYVPESEVKIIDEKKNKAVTKNTNEPVVISWEKMSKSKYNGVDPEDMFTEYGTDTTRLLILANVAPTSHRNWNHNTFPGILNWQKRLWLTIGEFLKHRNNVPPLLSENQMTTHDDYMFDARNFFVKSVSYNYLITQQISVAISKQQGLTNSLRKVPASVIAHSKQFERALAAQIIMLAPMAPCFASELWSGFIAAPNRLNDSEEIFWNKTVLEQSWPQTDMDYKLDLLCQVNGHENASIKITRRDLENLSKEEALKMALEQKEVQSTLTRRNILDVKYTVDSGFDGILNIITDQPPPKTKQQIVEEIRTS
- the LOC130893398 gene encoding U4/U6.U5 tri-snRNP-associated protein 2, with product MKSDNDDYQTPSKIRKIEDSNSIIKQETINKSGNTGSTTRLCPYLDTINRQYLDFDFEKLCSVSLTRINVYACLVCGKYFQGRGTNTHAYTHSVAEGHHVFLNLQTLKFYCLPDNYEIIDSSLDDIKYVLNPTFTENHISNLENTTKLSRAIDGSLYVPGIVGLNNIKANDYCNVVLQALSHVTPLRNYFLREENYSKVKRPPGDSAYLLVTRFGELMRKLWNPRNFKAHVSPHEMLQAVVLWSKKQFQFTQQGDPIDFLSWFLNALHKALNGTKKKDSSIIYKSFLGNMKIYTRKIPSLDLNEKEKKSLLATPDYQEVETESPFLYLTCDLPPPPLFIDEFRENIIPQVNLYQLLTKFNGQTEKEYKTYKENFMKRFEITRLPPYLILYIKRFTKNTFYVEKNPTIVNFPVRNVDFSEFLTPEIKAKHKHTIYDLIANIVHDGEPNKGTYRVHILQKSTGQWYEMQDLHVTDILPQMITLTEAYIQIYELRTQ